One window from the genome of Nicotiana tomentosiformis chromosome 5, ASM39032v3, whole genome shotgun sequence encodes:
- the LOC104119245 gene encoding uncharacterized protein: MDSAHPYYLHPSDYPGMNLISSSFDGRGYGGWRRVVVIALYAKNKLGFIDGTLVMPDVESGLQRAWSRCNDLVLSWLLNSFPKKMQKVSYSESAKDMWNDLEDRFGLASGANFSNYKKN; this comes from the coding sequence ATGGACTCAGCTCATCCCTACTACCTCCATCCCTCAGATTATCCAGGAATGAACCTGATTTCCTCATCGTTTGATGGAAGAGGTTATGGTGGGTGGAGAAGGGTTGTTGTCATAGCTCTATATGCAAAGAACAAGTTAGGGTTCATTGATGGAACCCTAGTTATGCCAGATGTAGAATCTGGGCTTCAGAGAGCTTGGTCCAGATGCAATGACTTGGTCCTCTCTTGGCTCCTCAACTCCTTTCCAAAGAAAATGCAAAAAGTGTCTTACTCAGAGAGTGCTAAAGATATgtggaatgacttggaagatagGTTTGGTCTGGCAAGTGGAGCAAACTTTTCTAACTACAAAAAGAATTAA